A single Vicugna pacos chromosome 15, VicPac4, whole genome shotgun sequence DNA region contains:
- the MRPL33 gene encoding large ribosomal subunit protein bL33m, producing the protein MFLSAVTFAKSKSKTILVKMLSQAGTGYTFNTKRSRLREKLTLLHYDPVVKKKVLFVEQKKIRSL; encoded by the exons ATGTTCTTGTCCGCGGTCACCT TTGCCAAGAGCAAGTCAAA GACCATTCTGGTGAAAATGTTGAGTCAAGCTGGGACAGGTTACACCTTCAACACTAAGAGGAGCCGACTACGGGAGAAACTGACTCTATTACATTATGATCCAGTTG tgaaaaaaaaagtcctctttgtggaacagaaaaaaatacgcTCTCTCTAA